The stretch of DNA CCGTTCTACGGCTACGCGCGCCAGGACAAGAAGCACCGCGGCCGTGAGCCGATCTCGGCCCGTCTGGTGGCGGACCTGATGAAGACGGCGGGCGCGGACCGCATCCTCACGGTCGACCTGCACACGGACCAGATCCAGGGCTTCTTCGACGGCCCGGTCGACCATCTGTTCGCGCTGCCGGTCCTCGCGGACTACGTGGGCGCGAAGGTCGACCGTTCGAAGCTGACCGTGGTCTCCCCCGACGCCGGCCGTGTGCGTGTCGCCGACCGCTGGTGCGACCGTCTTGGCGCCCCGCTCGCGATCGTGCACAAGCGCCGTGACAAGGACGTCGCCAATCAGGTCACCGTGCACGAGGTCGTCGGTGACGTGGAGGGCCGCGTCTGTGTCCTGGTCGACGACATGATCGACACGGGTGGCACGATCTGCGCCGCCGCGGACGCGCTGTTCGCGCACGGTGCGGAGGACGTCATCGTGACGGCGACGCACGGTGT from Streptomyces sp. BA2 encodes:
- a CDS encoding ribose-phosphate diphosphokinase translates to MTGIKTTGEKKLMLFSGRAHPELAEEVAHKLGVGIVPTKAFDFANGEIYVRYQESARGADCFLIQSHTAPINKWIMEQLIMIDALKRASARSITVIVPFYGYARQDKKHRGREPISARLVADLMKTAGADRILTVDLHTDQIQGFFDGPVDHLFALPVLADYVGAKVDRSKLTVVSPDAGRVRVADRWCDRLGAPLAIVHKRRDKDVANQVTVHEVVGDVEGRVCVLVDDMIDTGGTICAAADALFAHGAEDVIVTATHGVLSGPAADRLKNSKVSEFVFTDTLPDPGDLELDKITVLSIAPTIANAVREVFEDGSVTSLFDEQA